In the genome of Cherax quadricarinatus isolate ZL_2023a unplaced genomic scaffold, ASM3850222v1 Contig129, whole genome shotgun sequence, one region contains:
- the LOC128701007 gene encoding uncharacterized protein isoform X1 produces MMPAMDKIRILRSSQRRSRPKRCKAVGSAGRAVSSPVSAGGVTSSTMTAGGATSSTVSVIGTASSSLPAIGTASSPLPANGATSSPLTVVGATSTLQLASGTTSSLQLASGTTSTLQLASSATPALQLASGTEASQKWVPLLLLDISDGANAPVLPGLPVTSGLVANPAARKAVVTRKAILVTKSSAGSTSTTSIPIMTKRISIRSSIPDTKQIIITADEPAEDPLALPVATTDDLDHRDDNEKPIRCLFCEQRFNSLDDMQAHYLSTHKARRCRDGRKRKPMADTEAPALPKTTQCPSDREGHRGPDNPSGFPILGTDVPKCPVCSIAFKTTEEVKSHIEEVHAYICSECNNTFYNLFHFTSHKCNKGAKKLRRVRRRSSGRGKAEVDGSVKGFSSAKSNGLASAKSRGRKRGKNSSEVLNGDLPPLQRIENILSTTTTTTSTTTTTTSTATTTTAGSIPTTRATTTGSLTSRTTTTGPITTRAATTTGPVTTTNAAENVVSSLVEIDSQRDIGASGALPASGVESVTSGAEVDRKDFDRGSFFLPSISTAYTLKAAASGPSTEDRPTRITDQDAGATSIKCSATELTQIDATNIHQARCLVQSAETTDAKPSSAELIREKIAQLKNNPYVSISWLPSLTLQKQAEDEFVCGRCNVICDDIDDYMDHIQDCLYITSVTLERTSRPPRRLLRLPVESSGFRETNNNRYSVNKNLISKLKRVLPQRNDLGHAQDVKPPPSAVNSAEQAFRDLLDYDYGYESHESVDHTGGSASPVSPGGRASDPPANSVVPNGQASTGGPKTAPMVVIPLDSKADFNLPTVSDPMLNQSSPTSTSASPLGMLLDQDEIKMEVEEEVVEDHYEES; encoded by the exons ATGATGCCGGCGATGGATAAGATTCGCATTTTGAGGTCTAGTCAAAGGAGAAGTAGGCCTAAGAGGTGTAAAGCAGTTGGGTCAGCTGGCAGGGCTGTGTCCAGCCCCGTGTCGGCTGGTGGTGTCACTTCCAGCACCATGACAGCTGGTGGTGCCACTTCCAGCACTGTGTCGGTCATTGGCACTGCTTCCAGCTCCCTGCCAGCCATTGGCACTGCTTCCAGTCCCCTGCCAGCCAATGGCGCCACTTCCAGCCCTCTGACAGTCGTTGGTGCCACATCTACCCTGCAGCTGGCCAGTGGCACCACATCTTCCCTGCAGCTGGCTAGTGGCACTACATCCACCCTACAGCTGGCCAGCAGTGCCACTCCAGCCCTACAGCTGGCCTCTGGCACTGAGGCATCACAGAAATGGGTGCCGCTTCTCCTGCTGGACATCTCCGATGGTGCCAACGCTCCGGTTTTGCCTGGCCTACCAGTCACCAGCGGCCTGGTGGCCAACCCAGCAGCCAGGAAGGCCGTGGTGACCCGCAAGGCCATCCTGGTGACCAAGAGCTCGGCTGGCTCAACCTCCACGACCAGCATTCCCATCATGACGAAGCGGATCTCCATTCGAAGCAGCATACCCGATACCAAGCAAATCATAATCACCGCCGACGAGCCAGCAGAAGATCCACTGGCACTCCCTGTGGCCACCACAGATGACCTCGATCACCGTGATGACAATGAGAAGCCAATCAGATGCCTATTCTGCGAGCAGCGCTTCAATTCGCTTGATGACATGCAAGCGCATTACCTAAGCACACACAAAGCGCGGCGGTGCCGTGATGGACGCAAGCGGAAACCAATGGCAGATACTGAGGCACCAGCACTCCCAAAAACAACCCAGTGCCCCTCTGACCGGGAGGGACACCGGGGTCCCGACAACCCCAGTGGCTTCCCAATTTTGGGAACTGATGTCCCCAAGTGCCCTGTGTGCAGCATAGCATTCAAAACAACCGAAGAAGTCAAGAGTCACATAGAGGAGGTACATGCCTACATCTGCTCCGAATGTAACAACACATTCTACAACCTCTTCCACTTCACAAGCCACAAATGCAACAAAGGTGCCAAGAAGCTGCGGCGGGTCAGGAGGCGCAGCAGTGGAAGGGGAAAAGCAGAGGTGGATGGCTCCGTCAAGGGGTTTTCCAGTGCCAAATCGAATGGCCTTGCCAGTGCCAAATCAAGGGGCCGGAAGAGGGGAAAGAACTCTTCTGAAGTGCTAAATGGCGATCTGCCGCCTCTACAGAGAATTGAAAACATTctttcaactactactactactacttctacaactactactaccacctctactgcAACAACCACTACTGCGGGCTCTATTCCTACAACTAGAGCAACTACTACAGGCTCACTTACTTCTAGAACAACTACTACAGGCCCTATTACTACTAGAGCAGCTACTACTACAGGccctgttactactactaatgctgctgaGAATGTCGTTAGCAGCCTAGTGGAAATTGACAGCCAGAGGGACATAGGTGCATCTGGGGCATTGCCAGCCAGTGGAGTTGAATCGGTCACTTCAGGGGCAGAAGTTGACCGGAAGGACTTTGACCGGGGGTCGTTCTTCCTACCATCAATCTCAACTGCTTATACCCTAAAAGCGGCAGCCAGTGGCCCATCCACAGAGGATAGACCCACCCGAATCACTGACCAGGATGCTGGAGCAACCAGCATCAAGTGCTCGGCCACTGAATTGACCCAAATTGATGCCACCAACATCCACCAGGCCCGCTGCCTCGTTCAGTCTGCCGAGACTACTGACGCTAAGCCCTCGTCTGCTGAATTGATCCGGGAGAAAATTGCCCAGTTGAAGAACAACCCATACGTCAGTATTTCATGGCTGCCATCACTGACATTGCAAAAACAGGCCGAGGATGAATTCGTGTGTGGTCGATGCAATGTGATCTGTGATGACATTGACGACTACATGGACCACATACAGGATTGCTTGTATATAACGAGTGTCACACTGGAACGGACGAGCAGGCCGCCTCGGCGGCTCCTCCGCTTGCCGGTTGAGTCGTCCGGCTTCCGTGAGACGAACAACAACCGCTATTCTGTCAATAAGAACTTGATTAGTAAACTGAAGAGGGTCTTACCACAGCGGAACGACTTGGGGCATGCCCAGGATGTcaagccaccaccatcagcagtcaACTCGGCTGAACAGGCATTCAGGGATCTGCTTGACTATGACTATGGATATGAATCACACGAATCAGTCGACCACACTGGTGGATCAGCTTCTCCTGTCAGCCCCGGTGGACGGGCGAGCGATCCGCCGGCCAACTCAGTGGTGCCAAACGGCCAAGCATCCACTGGTGGCCCCAAGACGGCGCCCATGGTTGTCATTCCGCTGGATTCAAAGGCCGATTTCAACCTCCCGACTGTGTCCGATCCAATGCTTAACCAGAGTTCTCCGACCTCGACTTCGGCCTCACCCCTTGGCATGCTTCTCGACCAGGACGAAATCAAAATGGAGGTTGAGGAGGAGGTGGTCGAGGACCATTATGAG GAATCGTGA